Sequence from the Fibrobacter sp. genome:
GGAAGACTCGATCATGTCGAGGTTCTCTTCGAGCGTCGTGCGGATGACGTCGGTGACGTGCAAATCCCAGCTCTTTCCAAAAATCGTCTTGACCGGAGCGCCCGACTTCACGAGCGCCTGCAGCAGCGGGTCCTTCTCGGGGAGCACCTTCGGGCGGCGCGTGGAACCGAAAGCCGCGATCTTCGCGTGCTTCAGCTTGACTTCCTTGATCTTCTGGAAGAATTCCTCGTCGGTCGGGTTGCTCGGATTGGGCCAGCCCCCTTCGATGTAGTCAAAACCGAAATGGTCAAGAATTCGCGCAATCTGCAACTTGTCGGCTAGAGAAAGGCTTATCTTACGGTCTTGGTTACCGTCGCGGAGGGTGGTGTCATATAAAAAAACTTTCATGGGCACAAAGATAGAAAATTATACCCATGCGGGGGAAGTCTCCCCCTCGCTACAGCCTTGCCCTTCTGTCACCCTGGAGCCAAAGGCGATAGGGTCCAGGGCAAGGCTTCCGCTACCCCCTCTGCGGGGAGCACCCCGCAACGCCCCGGCTTCTCATGCCGGTGTCACCCTGGAGCGAAGCGATAGGGTCCAAGACCGCTCTTTGTAAAAATGTTTGCTTCGAGGGGCATTTCGCACGCAAACAAAATCATTTCATTCCATTGTTTGCTTAGCAAAACGCCCTCTCTCCGCAAAGAAACACGAGAGGTTCTTTGGAATGCGAACACTTATTGTAGGAACATGCAAGAATCTGGTACTGCAAAAGCCTTGCGTCTGTTAGACGCTGCAGTTTTCGCGAACCGCGGGTATCGTATTAAACTGCAGGAAGATGCTTTACTCGGCCTGATTTTCATCCTTCACGCAACGGACCGAATAGAAGGTTTCCTTTTTATGTTTTTCGATATGTCCGTGGGATTCTGCTAAATCCATGGCATAAGCGCTATCGCTATCGGCCTCCACGGAACTCCAGAAAAAAGTCCAGCTACCTTTATGGTAAAAATGTATCTCTAATTCGGATCCGTCATCGGGGGGCAATTCCTTTTGTAGAAGAGCCTTACAGGAATCTTTTTTTGACTTATTTCTTTTGTCTCCTAGTTCGTCCATTACAAGAATTAACTGGCAAGCGAATCTTTCTGCGTTAAAGGGGCTATGGCGCCTTGTGAGTTCCCCGTAGCCGGCTGCAAGCGCATTGAAACCGAAGACATCCAGCCCCCAACAGCGTTCCCCCCATCGGCTTCTAGATTTAAGCTTAGCCCCTGAATCCTCACCGACTAGCTCAAGCAACGATTCGAATTCGCCCTTGCTCGGCAAGTGCCAACCCGCAGGGCACACCGTTTTCGCAATACGCCATGGATATAACCGTCCATAACCGTACTTGGTGCAGTAGCGCTCACTTTCGTCGTAGCAAAAGCTATCCTCTGTTTCGAAGTTGAGGTTTTGTGCCATCCAAGTCTGCTGGCCAATCTTTACCGTATTGTAGACTTTGCCGTCGCGGCTATCCCTTAATGTTCCCTTTACGCTTTGATATCGAGCGACGATGGACTCTTTTTCTATTCTCTTTTCCCACTCCGCAATACCGTCTTTTTCTTGGGTCGTGTCCAGAACATGTCCCTTGACACAGCGAACGGAAAACAATCCCATGAGCTTATCAACACGCCCCAAGTAAAGCGAGTCTCCTATGTCGAGATTGTATGCATATTCTTCTTTAGTATAGGAGGCGCTATCGACTGTCGTCGAGCTCCAAAACATTGTGCATAAGCCTTCGCCACCGCCGCCGCGACCATAGAACATGAACCCAGCGGGGAGCGCCGTGAATCCGAAATCGTCCGTCCCGTTATGGCCTTCGACCATCCCATGACGGGCTGTCCAGTTTTCATGCCATCCATATTTTGACTTGAGCCTTTCTGCCGCCTGAGACATTCCTCCGGCAAATTCAATCAGTTTCTCGAATTCGCTCCTGCTCGGCAGATGCCAGCCATCAGGACACGCTTTTCTCGCTTCACGCCAATGGTAGAGGTTGCCATACACGTCGCAGGCGTAATTATCACCGAAGTAGCAATAACTGAATTCGTCATATGCCAGGTTCTGCGCCATCCAAACCTGGTTACCGATGATCACCGTCCTATAAATCTTTCCATCTCGGGAATCCAGCAGGGTGCCCCTGTCATATTGATAATCTACGATGGATGACCAATCCACCGAATCCTCACTCGAAGAATCTTTTTCAGGGGTTTCATCGCAAGAGACAAGGACTATGGCTAGGGCCACAGCAGAAATGCAGAAAAGAGATTGCCTCGACAGAGAAAAACACTTCATCACAGCCCCAGAGTCATTAGTCGAAAAAATAACAAATCTCCTTTCCACATTGTAAAAACGCATGTGTAAACAAACTTTTCCGGCTCACTTTTGGGGTCTAAAACATTTTAAGGGCTTTCAAAACAAAAATCCCCAACTCAATCGAGTCGGGGACTTCTATAGGCTTTACTTAGTTAAGCAAGAATTACTTGGACTTTTTGCAAGCCTTCTTGGCCGGAGCCTTCTTGGAGCACTTGCAAGCGGACTTGCAGAACTTCACATAGGCAGCGAGGGTGTCGCAGAACACTTCGTCCGGAGTGTTGTCGCCGTTGATGCGGCTGATGATGGACTTGCTGTACTTGCCGAGCACCTTGGCGGTGGATTCCTTGTACACCTTGAGGCGGTTCTTGATCACGGCTTCGTCGGCGTCGTCCTTGCGGCCTTCGATCTTGGCGCGGTTCAGGAGGCGGGCAACGATGGTCTTTTCGTCCTTGATGTCGAGCACGAAGATGTGCTTCACGTCGACGACGGATTCAATGAGCTTGACCTGAGCGACAGTGCGAGGAATACCGTCGAGGAGGAGGGTGTCCTTATCCGGGTTGACCTTGTTCGTGTTCACGAGGCCTTCGATGAAGCGGCCGAAAATTTCGACAGTGGCTTCGTCCGGAACGAGCAGGCCCTTGCTGGAGTAAGAAGCGAGGAGCTTGCCGGATTCGCTGGAAGGAGCAATGCCACGGAAGATGTCGCCCGTGGAAATGTGCTTGAGGGAAGTGGTAGCAGCGAGCTTTGCACCAACGGTACCCTTGCCGGAACCGGGAGCGCCAAAGATAAGGACTGCAGGAATTTTAGCCATTGTTAACCTCTTGGGTTTGATTGTTGAAATTTTTCGCGGTCAAAGATAGCATTTTTACGACTGAATCTTCTCGCACTTGAAACTGAGCTTGCCGTTTTCGACACCGATGCTTATCGTGGAGAAGTCCGTGAGGGTACCGAGCAGGAGCCCTTCGGCAATCGCGTCTTCCACCAAGTTCTGGATAGAGCGGCGTATCGGGCGCGCCCCCAGGGTGGAATCGTAATTGTGGTTCACGATAAATTCCTTCGCCTCCTGGCTGATTTCCAGCAGGATTCCGCGATCGGAAATGTTCTTCTGGAGGAACCCCATCTGGATGTCCACGACAGAAACGAGGTCCTTCTTGCTCAAGGCACGGAACACGATCTGCTCATCGACGCGGTTCAGGAATTCCGGTGAGAACACGCGCTTGACTTCTTCGCGGATGGCGTTTTCCATGCGCTCGTAGTCATCGGTCTCCCCTTCCTTCGTGAATCCCATGCCGCCGCTGTGGCGCACTTCGCGGGCACCGGCGTTACTCGTCATGATGATGATGGTGTTCTTGAAGTTGATCTTGCGGCCGTAACTATCCGTAAGGATGCCGTCGTCAAGAATCTGCAAGAGAATGTTGTAGATGTCCGGATGGGCCTTCTCGATTTCGTCGAGAAGCACCACGGAATAGGGCTTCTTGCGCACCTTTTCGGTGAGCTGTCCGCCGCCTTCCTCAAAGCCCACGTATCCCGGAGGAGCACCGATAAGGCGGCTCACGCTGTGCTTTTCCATGTATTCGCTCATGTCGACACGAATCATGGAATCCTCGCTCCCGAATAAAGTAAGGCTCAAAACCTTCGCAAGTTCCGTCTTGCCCACGCCCGTCGGCCCGAGGAAGAGGAAGCTGCCCATCGGGCGCTTGCTGCTGCGGATGCCCGCACGGGTACGGCGGATGGACTTGACAATCGCATCAACGGCAGCATCCTGGCCAATGATACGCTGTTTGATTTCATCGGCCAGATGCAGGAGCTTCTGCGTCTCTTCGCCGCCGAGGCGGCTCACGGGAATGCCGGTCATCTTGCTGATACAGTCGCGGATATCGCTCTCGTCGACAACGGGGATTTCGGCCCCTTCTTCCTGCAACTGCTT
This genomic interval carries:
- a CDS encoding fibrobacter succinogenes major paralogous domain-containing protein, with translation MRFYNVERRFVIFSTNDSGAVMKCFSLSRQSLFCISAVALAIVLVSCDETPEKDSSSEDSVDWSSIVDYQYDRGTLLDSRDGKIYRTVIIGNQVWMAQNLAYDEFSYCYFGDNYACDVYGNLYHWREARKACPDGWHLPSRSEFEKLIEFAGGMSQAAERLKSKYGWHENWTARHGMVEGHNGTDDFGFTALPAGFMFYGRGGGGEGLCTMFWSSTTVDSASYTKEEYAYNLDIGDSLYLGRVDKLMGLFSVRCVKGHVLDTTQEKDGIAEWEKRIEKESIVARYQSVKGTLRDSRDGKVYNTVKIGQQTWMAQNLNFETEDSFCYDESERYCTKYGYGRLYPWRIAKTVCPAGWHLPSKGEFESLLELVGEDSGAKLKSRSRWGERCWGLDVFGFNALAAGYGELTRRHSPFNAERFACQLILVMDELGDKRNKSKKDSCKALLQKELPPDDGSELEIHFYHKGSWTFFWSSVEADSDSAYAMDLAESHGHIEKHKKETFYSVRCVKDENQAE
- a CDS encoding nucleoside monophosphate kinase, with the translated sequence MAKIPAVLIFGAPGSGKGTVGAKLAATTSLKHISTGDIFRGIAPSSESGKLLASYSSKGLLVPDEATVEIFGRFIEGLVNTNKVNPDKDTLLLDGIPRTVAQVKLIESVVDVKHIFVLDIKDEKTIVARLLNRAKIEGRKDDADEAVIKNRLKVYKESTAKVLGKYSKSIISRINGDNTPDEVFCDTLAAYVKFCKSACKCSKKAPAKKACKKSK